From the genome of Cognaticolwellia beringensis, one region includes:
- a CDS encoding YicC/YloC family endoribonuclease, with product MIHSMTAFSRHEIKGDWGNAVWEIRSVNQRFLETYFRLPEQFRSIEPVLRERFRKQLNRGKVECNLRFNANPSAKSNVTLNAELAAELMKHANTIAALSDNSTVNPVEIMRWPGVMEAEEADMSTIQAEILAGFDQALKDFITSRTDEGENLKVLIEQRLDGIIEQADIVKGHMPEIIQWQRKRITDKFADANIELESSRVEQELVLLAQKMDVDEEIDRLFSHVKETRSKLKKGGAQGRRLDFMMQEFNREANTLGSKSINADITNSAVELKVLIEQMREQIQNIE from the coding sequence ATGATCCATAGTATGACAGCATTCTCACGTCATGAAATAAAAGGCGATTGGGGTAATGCCGTATGGGAAATTCGTTCTGTTAATCAACGATTTCTTGAAACATATTTTCGACTTCCTGAGCAATTTCGCAGTATAGAACCTGTATTACGTGAGCGGTTTCGCAAACAATTAAATCGCGGAAAAGTTGAATGTAACTTGCGTTTTAATGCTAATCCTTCAGCAAAAAGTAACGTAACATTAAATGCAGAGTTAGCCGCAGAATTAATGAAGCATGCTAATACTATAGCTGCGTTATCAGATAACTCGACTGTAAATCCCGTAGAAATTATGCGCTGGCCTGGTGTTATGGAAGCTGAAGAAGCAGACATGAGCACCATTCAAGCCGAAATATTAGCGGGCTTTGACCAAGCATTAAAAGACTTTATTACATCGCGTACCGATGAAGGTGAAAACCTTAAAGTCCTTATTGAACAGCGTTTAGATGGCATTATCGAGCAGGCAGATATTGTAAAAGGCCACATGCCAGAAATTATTCAATGGCAACGTAAACGCATTACCGACAAGTTTGCCGATGCTAACATTGAACTTGAATCGTCTCGAGTAGAACAAGAGTTGGTATTGCTAGCGCAAAAAATGGATGTTGATGAAGAAATTGACCGTCTATTTAGCCACGTAAAAGAAACGCGCAGCAAATTAAAAAAAGGTGGTGCACAAGGCCGCCGCTTAGATTTCATGATGCAAGAATTTAATCGCGAAGCGAATACCTTAGGCTCTAAATCTATTAATGCTGATATCACTAACTCAGCAGTAGAGTTAAAGGTTTTAATTGAGCAAATGCGTGAGCAGATCCAAAATATTGAATAG
- a CDS encoding hybrid sensor histidine kinase/response regulator, with the protein MFPNWQLAGLSFAYIGLLFFIAYVGDKYRHKLLRKSQAVIYALTLGVYCTSWSFLGTPGQASTNFISHIPIYLGPILLFIFAWPFIQRIIRVSLKLNLTSIADLLAARFGKSHNLAILVTIVALIGTMPYIALQLKAIVYTFQQLQAEQSLANWHFGLVVSLVLAGFTIVFGVRNIDVTERHPGVMLAIAFESLVKLFAFIAVGIFVTYVLFDSPMEIWRRSSASLQLDQQLNFPNVMSMFAMLVITMAAFLSLPRQFQVMVVELKDEKDTWLSRRIFPLYLLVFAVFAVPLGLAGHLLLGDTVPSDAYVLFLPWYQQQPWLTLFTFLGAISAASSMVIISSIALSTMLSNEIVFPWLYRANKNHDTDYDKFRLRLLTIRKVLVLFVILLGYGVFLMAAPDTLSSLGEIAFGAFAQLTPALIAAFYWRRATLTAVYGGIVIGFSAWLFLNFIPQFGVYPHPFEGGFLPANSMASLLSLSANIIAMWLLSHVSRQSVQERMQASLFMEYQAPKALQLQRNKQINYQELELLVSRFVGDKKANVSFSQFQRTTVKAQMSNVAYNQKLLQHTENTLASVMGASSARLVLSSALEGRDIALDEIAVLVEEASSQRQQYSQDLLQSAIENASEGISIVDSDLNLVAWNKKYVDLFSYPSKLIFQGSPVSDLIRFNVVRGLCGVGKIEEQVGKRLAHLRNGSPHSSEREHSDGRVIRIEGNPLPGGGFVMLFSDITAYRQAERGLKEANVDLETRVLERTQKLEQTNDALALAREKAEQAHIKKSLYLKACSHDLMQPLEAARLFTSALASQGNLTATQQRQVDNIDHSLKVANDLVADLAEIARIESGNIRPNISNFSVKSLFDDLAKEFSASAVDLEIEFRVHCNSMWLRSDRNLLRRILQNLIGNAFRYASPGKVLLGARARGDIIDIQVLDNGPGIPADKQVMVFEQFTQLDNQQSSSAGGLGLGLNITQSLAQLLGHPLALNSIIGKGCKFSVEVERTQTQQEVIAVKSAANIGLSDVTVMCIDNDPDVLSGMVELLSAWGCIVLAADSYQQALTLYDEHKNEIEILLVDYQLDADFNGIALIKKLRKLNRHHVPAILITATTDSDLEEKTLAADIGFMRKLIKPAALRAMMSAMLTKKLQAKYLQ; encoded by the coding sequence ATGTTTCCAAATTGGCAATTAGCAGGCTTAAGTTTTGCTTATATAGGTTTGCTGTTTTTTATTGCCTATGTTGGAGACAAATATCGACATAAATTATTGCGCAAAAGCCAAGCAGTAATCTATGCGCTAACCCTAGGGGTTTATTGCACGTCTTGGAGTTTTTTAGGTACGCCTGGACAAGCATCAACTAATTTCATTTCTCATATCCCTATTTATCTAGGACCTATATTACTGTTCATATTTGCGTGGCCATTTATTCAACGCATTATTCGGGTGAGTTTAAAGTTAAACCTGACATCAATCGCCGATTTATTAGCCGCACGTTTTGGCAAATCACACAATTTAGCCATTTTAGTCACCATAGTGGCATTAATTGGCACCATGCCTTATATCGCTCTGCAATTAAAAGCCATTGTTTATACATTCCAACAGTTACAAGCAGAGCAAAGCTTAGCCAATTGGCATTTTGGCCTAGTGGTAAGTTTGGTATTAGCCGGCTTTACCATTGTCTTTGGTGTACGTAACATCGATGTCACTGAGCGTCATCCAGGGGTTATGTTGGCAATTGCTTTTGAATCTTTAGTTAAGCTATTTGCCTTTATCGCTGTGGGTATTTTTGTTACTTATGTCTTGTTTGATTCGCCGATGGAAATTTGGCGACGTTCATCTGCAAGCCTTCAACTCGATCAACAACTCAATTTTCCTAATGTTATGTCAATGTTTGCCATGTTAGTCATAACAATGGCGGCATTTTTATCCTTACCACGACAATTTCAAGTGATGGTCGTTGAACTAAAAGATGAAAAAGATACTTGGCTTAGTCGCCGTATTTTCCCGCTTTATTTATTAGTATTTGCAGTTTTTGCGGTGCCACTAGGATTAGCGGGGCATTTATTATTGGGTGATACGGTACCGTCTGATGCTTATGTATTATTTTTACCTTGGTATCAACAGCAACCTTGGTTGACCTTATTTACCTTTTTAGGCGCAATATCTGCTGCCAGTTCTATGGTGATTATTTCTTCTATTGCCTTGAGTACTATGCTCAGTAATGAAATAGTTTTTCCATGGTTATATCGGGCTAATAAAAATCATGACACTGACTATGACAAATTTCGTTTACGTCTGTTAACTATTCGTAAAGTATTAGTTTTATTTGTTATTTTATTAGGCTACGGCGTGTTTTTAATGGCGGCGCCAGATACATTAAGTTCTTTAGGTGAAATAGCTTTTGGTGCCTTTGCCCAATTAACCCCAGCATTAATCGCTGCATTTTATTGGCGCAGAGCTACTTTAACGGCCGTTTATGGTGGCATTGTTATTGGTTTTTCTGCCTGGCTATTTCTGAACTTTATTCCACAGTTTGGCGTTTATCCTCATCCCTTTGAAGGAGGATTCCTACCTGCTAATTCAATGGCAAGCTTACTGTCTTTATCGGCTAATATTATCGCGATGTGGTTGCTGTCTCACGTGAGTCGTCAAAGTGTGCAAGAGCGCATGCAAGCATCATTATTTATGGAGTATCAAGCGCCAAAGGCTTTACAGTTGCAGCGCAATAAACAAATTAACTACCAAGAGCTTGAATTATTAGTCTCGCGGTTTGTGGGTGATAAAAAAGCCAATGTTAGCTTTTCGCAGTTTCAGCGAACCACCGTCAAAGCACAAATGAGCAATGTCGCGTATAACCAGAAGTTACTACAGCACACTGAAAATACCTTAGCGAGTGTTATGGGGGCATCGTCAGCTCGTTTAGTATTATCATCGGCACTAGAGGGGCGTGATATTGCTTTAGATGAAATTGCCGTACTAGTGGAAGAAGCATCAAGCCAACGACAACAATATAGCCAAGATTTATTACAAAGCGCGATAGAAAATGCCAGTGAAGGGATTTCCATCGTTGATAGCGATTTAAATCTTGTTGCCTGGAATAAAAAATATGTTGATTTATTCTCCTATCCAAGCAAGTTAATTTTCCAAGGTAGCCCGGTTAGCGATTTAATTCGCTTTAACGTGGTGCGCGGTTTATGTGGTGTAGGTAAGATTGAAGAGCAAGTGGGTAAACGCCTAGCGCATTTACGTAATGGTAGCCCGCATAGCTCTGAGCGAGAACATAGTGATGGCCGAGTGATACGTATTGAAGGTAACCCTTTGCCTGGTGGTGGTTTTGTGATGTTGTTTTCTGACATAACCGCTTACCGTCAAGCAGAAAGAGGTTTGAAAGAAGCGAATGTTGATTTGGAAACCCGGGTACTTGAGCGAACACAAAAATTAGAACAAACCAATGACGCCTTGGCGTTAGCGCGTGAAAAAGCTGAGCAAGCCCATATCAAAAAAAGTCTATATTTAAAAGCGTGTAGCCATGACTTGATGCAACCTTTAGAAGCAGCACGTTTATTTACCTCCGCTTTAGCTAGCCAAGGAAACTTAACTGCAACCCAACAACGACAGGTCGATAATATCGATCACTCGCTAAAAGTTGCCAATGACCTAGTGGCCGATTTAGCCGAAATTGCTCGCATTGAAAGTGGAAATATTAGACCTAATATAAGCAATTTTTCAGTGAAGTCTTTATTTGATGATCTTGCCAAAGAGTTTTCTGCCAGTGCTGTAGATCTTGAAATTGAATTTCGTGTGCATTGTAATTCTATGTGGCTACGCTCGGACCGAAATTTACTGCGTCGAATATTGCAAAACTTAATCGGTAATGCTTTTCGTTATGCCAGTCCGGGTAAGGTGTTATTAGGAGCACGCGCGCGCGGCGATATTATTGATATTCAAGTGCTGGATAATGGCCCAGGTATCCCTGCGGATAAGCAAGTTATGGTCTTTGAACAATTTACCCAATTAGATAATCAGCAAAGCTCATCTGCGGGTGGGCTAGGTTTAGGTTTGAATATTACCCAAAGCTTAGCTCAACTGTTAGGTCACCCTTTAGCGCTTAACTCGATAATAGGTAAGGGTTGTAAGTTTTCTGTTGAAGTAGAAAGAACTCAGACCCAGCAAGAAGTCATTGCGGTTAAGTCTGCCGCTAATATAGGGTTAAGTGATGTGACCGTTATGTGCATTGATAACGACCCAGACGTGTTGAGTGGTATGGTTGAGCTGTTATCAGCATGGGGCTGCATTGTGTTAGCGGCGGATTCATACCAGCAAGCACTTACACTTTATGATGAGCACAAAAATGAGATCGAAATACTGTTGGTTGACTATCAACTTGATGCTGATTTTAACGGCATTGCGTTGATTAAGAAACTAAGAAAGTTAAATCGACACCATGTGCCGGCAATTTTAATTACCGCGACAACGGACAGCGATTTAGAAGAAAAAACTTTAGCAGCCGATATCGGTTTTATGCGTAAATTGATTAAACCTGCCGCGCTTCGAGCGATGATGAGTGCAATGTTGACGAAGAAGCTACAAGCCAAATATTTGCAATAA
- a CDS encoding DUF4212 domain-containing protein yields MEGNATYWSENLRLIFICLAIWFVVSFGFGLLLVEPLNAIRLGGYKLGFWFAQQGSIYTFVGLVFWYTKKMNDLDKKYNVEES; encoded by the coding sequence ATGGAAGGTAATGCAACATATTGGTCAGAGAATCTGCGCCTAATATTTATATGTCTTGCTATCTGGTTCGTGGTTTCATTTGGTTTTGGTTTGCTTCTTGTCGAGCCATTAAATGCAATACGTCTAGGTGGGTACAAACTAGGTTTCTGGTTTGCACAACAGGGTTCAATTTACACATTTGTCGGTTTAGTTTTTTGGTATACCAAGAAAATGAACGACCTTGATAAAAAATATAACGTGGAGGAATCATAA
- a CDS encoding putative nucleotidyltransferase substrate binding domain-containing protein: MDSALSEISEFIQAIPPMDLLPSEIIEQVVKEISISYVRRGQSLPPQGITEENIYILRKGALSYFSKDNKLLAKYGEGDICTVFCFSNDDHISNNVISDEDTLLYSISYKNFQKLVKAYPDVMAFFQQTSEQRLNKKMLKVNEDAILNSSLLNSSIANFYHSPAVTIGPNTTIQQAAILMTDKGFSCLVIVEKDKLLGIVTDKDIRRRCVAHGLGIDQPVSVIMTDDMTTIDIKSTAYDALMMMTQRHIHHLPVTANNQLKGMVTVTDLMNNEGQNAVNITSVIHKAKSVSELTEISSMIPKLQIRMAKLGTTADHVGKSISAITMAFTIRLIEMAEKLLGPPPVPYAWLAAGSQARQEQFAHSDQDNALIISNDMQPQHNYWFKDLATFVSDGLAACGFIYCPGNVMATNPKWCQTQNQWSQYFAQWINTPEPKALMHCSIFFDLTTVYGDSRLLEQVRVNMLKTTQRSTLFIAHLSRNALNLRPPLGFFRDFVLIQNGENKATLDLKHNGIAPIVDLARIYALSEGISSVNTIERLKQAAGTPSLSKSSAANLIDAYEFLSMLRMMHQAKKMQLGQQPNNYLSPKDISKLEREHLKDAFKVIKTMQDNRQST; encoded by the coding sequence ATGGACTCAGCATTAAGCGAAATCAGCGAATTTATTCAAGCGATTCCACCTATGGACTTATTGCCGAGTGAAATCATCGAACAAGTGGTTAAAGAGATCAGCATTAGTTACGTGCGTCGTGGTCAGTCTCTTCCACCGCAAGGCATCACAGAAGAAAATATCTATATATTACGCAAGGGGGCCTTAAGCTACTTTAGCAAAGACAATAAGTTATTGGCCAAATACGGTGAAGGAGATATTTGCACGGTTTTTTGCTTTAGCAATGATGACCATATCAGCAACAACGTTATCTCTGATGAAGATACTTTACTCTATAGCATCAGTTACAAAAACTTCCAAAAATTAGTCAAAGCATACCCAGATGTTATGGCATTTTTCCAGCAAACTTCTGAGCAAAGACTCAATAAGAAAATGCTGAAAGTGAATGAAGACGCCATTTTAAATTCATCATTACTCAATAGCTCAATCGCAAATTTTTATCACAGCCCTGCTGTCACCATAGGTCCTAATACAACCATTCAACAAGCTGCAATATTGATGACCGACAAAGGGTTTTCGTGTTTGGTGATTGTAGAAAAGGACAAATTATTAGGCATAGTAACCGATAAAGATATTCGCCGTCGCTGTGTCGCGCATGGATTAGGTATTGACCAGCCCGTTAGTGTCATCATGACCGACGACATGACAACCATTGATATTAAAAGTACCGCTTATGACGCCTTAATGATGATGACACAAAGGCATATCCACCATTTGCCTGTGACCGCAAATAATCAACTAAAGGGCATGGTCACCGTTACTGACTTAATGAACAATGAAGGCCAAAATGCGGTAAATATTACCAGTGTTATTCATAAGGCTAAGTCGGTCAGCGAATTAACCGAAATTAGTAGCATGATACCTAAATTGCAAATACGTATGGCAAAATTGGGCACTACCGCGGATCATGTCGGTAAAAGCATTAGTGCGATTACCATGGCATTCACCATTCGATTAATTGAAATGGCAGAAAAATTATTAGGCCCACCACCCGTACCTTACGCATGGTTAGCCGCAGGTTCGCAAGCCAGACAAGAGCAGTTTGCTCACTCAGATCAAGACAATGCCCTGATCATCTCTAACGACATGCAACCACAACACAACTACTGGTTTAAAGACCTTGCCACTTTTGTTTCTGATGGCTTAGCCGCATGTGGCTTTATTTACTGTCCTGGGAATGTCATGGCCACTAACCCTAAATGGTGCCAAACACAAAATCAATGGTCACAATATTTTGCTCAATGGATTAATACCCCTGAACCAAAAGCATTAATGCACTGCAGCATTTTTTTCGACTTAACCACGGTTTATGGCGATAGCCGCTTACTGGAACAAGTGCGAGTGAATATGTTAAAAACAACGCAACGTAGCACGCTATTCATCGCACACTTATCACGCAATGCTTTAAATTTAAGGCCACCATTGGGATTTTTCCGTGATTTTGTTTTAATCCAAAATGGTGAAAATAAAGCCACACTAGATTTAAAACATAACGGTATTGCCCCCATCGTTGATCTCGCCCGTATTTATGCATTGTCTGAGGGAATTTCATCCGTTAATACGATAGAACGTCTAAAGCAAGCAGCAGGAACCCCTTCATTATCAAAATCATCGGCAGCAAATCTCATCGACGCCTATGAATTTTTAAGCATGCTACGTATGATGCATCAAGCGAAAAAAATGCAACTAGGGCAACAGCCCAATAACTACTTATCTCCAAAAGATATTTCAAAACTCGAGCGTGAACACTTAAAAGATGCCTTTAAAGTGATAAAAACCATGCAAGACAACCGTCAATCTACTTAA
- a CDS encoding exonuclease domain-containing protein, protein MLNHHLLTRWLVGYEAQRKRMLKRAPAGPLRDFLKVPFPAISTPFEQTPILAVDFETTGLDAIQDKLLSVGCVELNHCQIKLGTSYHQIIQTQGSLKADNVTIHQITDDQKDQGKPLADVVEHLLKRLAGKVMLVHFSRIERQFLQQACLELYGMAPPFPMIDTLVVAKKRLDKRDVAYDPSELRLTALRAKYGLPNHYAHNALNDAIATAELLLAQISERNEDMSLQQLIL, encoded by the coding sequence ATGTTAAACCATCATCTATTAACTCGCTGGCTAGTCGGCTACGAAGCACAACGAAAACGTATGCTAAAGCGAGCCCCTGCGGGTCCATTGCGTGATTTTCTCAAGGTCCCTTTTCCTGCCATTTCTACCCCTTTTGAACAAACACCGATACTAGCAGTAGATTTCGAGACAACAGGGTTAGACGCCATACAAGATAAGCTGCTCAGTGTCGGGTGTGTAGAGTTAAATCATTGTCAAATTAAACTTGGTACGAGTTATCACCAAATTATTCAAACTCAAGGCAGTTTAAAGGCAGATAACGTTACTATTCATCAAATAACTGATGACCAAAAAGATCAAGGAAAACCATTGGCCGACGTGGTTGAACACTTACTTAAAAGACTCGCCGGTAAAGTCATGTTGGTACATTTTTCTCGTATTGAACGACAATTTTTACAACAAGCGTGTTTAGAACTCTACGGCATGGCACCACCCTTTCCAATGATAGACACTTTAGTGGTCGCTAAAAAAAGATTAGATAAACGCGATGTTGCTTACGACCCTTCAGAGTTAAGGCTTACCGCGTTGAGAGCAAAGTACGGATTGCCTAACCACTATGCCCATAACGCGTTAAATGACGCGATTGCTACCGCAGAATTACTGTTAGCACAAATTAGCGAACGTAATGAAGATATGTCACTTCAGCAATTGATTTTATAG
- a CDS encoding RNA recognition motif domain-containing protein, with product MKLLVRNLSRSTTEQELRILFSAHGTVTECNLVLDQATAKSKGFGFVVMPDEKAAKLALSNLHETKVANNKIRVKIAQ from the coding sequence ATGAAACTTTTAGTTCGCAACCTTTCTCGTTCAACAACCGAACAAGAACTCCGTATTTTATTTTCTGCTCATGGCACTGTCACTGAATGTAATTTAGTTTTAGACCAAGCAACGGCGAAATCAAAAGGTTTTGGCTTTGTTGTCATGCCAGATGAAAAAGCAGCTAAACTAGCTTTATCTAACCTTCATGAAACTAAAGTTGCAAACAATAAAATTCGCGTAAAAATCGCGCAATAG
- the fic gene encoding protein adenylyltransferase Fic: protein MSWQAETPFNNMPLLPPAIDNVESIPILKACIPARAALAELKQAGELLPNQELLVNLLPLLEAKDSSEIENIVTTTDKLFQFSQEDSLADPATKEALRYRTALYEGYLQLAKRPLCTNTTVDVCSTLKGTGMDIRKVPGTVISNQDTQEIVYTPPIGEAAIRDLLTNWENFLHAEDDIDPLVKMAVSHYQFEAIHPFHDGNGRTGRIINILYLLEQELLTLPILYLSRYIVQHKADYYRLLTSVTSNANWEEWIVFILNGVTETAQWTTKKIAAIRALIEETSQYIQVKLPKIYSYELVQIIFEQPYCRINNLVERDIAKRQTASVYLKQLVDIGVLEEMQSGKEKLFLHPKLMRLMTQDNNNLQSYG, encoded by the coding sequence ATGTCATGGCAAGCTGAAACTCCTTTTAATAATATGCCGTTATTACCACCCGCTATAGATAACGTTGAATCTATCCCTATTCTCAAAGCCTGTATTCCTGCGCGTGCCGCACTTGCTGAACTAAAACAAGCAGGCGAATTATTACCGAATCAAGAATTATTAGTAAATCTTCTACCCTTATTAGAAGCGAAAGACAGTTCAGAAATAGAAAACATTGTTACCACTACCGATAAGTTATTTCAGTTTTCTCAGGAAGATAGCTTAGCTGATCCGGCAACCAAAGAAGCGCTACGATATAGAACCGCATTGTACGAAGGTTATCTTCAATTAGCTAAACGCCCGCTTTGTACAAATACGACAGTAGATGTATGCAGTACCTTGAAAGGTACGGGTATGGATATTCGAAAAGTGCCTGGCACGGTAATTAGTAATCAAGATACTCAAGAAATAGTTTATACCCCACCCATTGGTGAAGCAGCTATAAGAGATTTATTAACTAATTGGGAAAACTTTCTACATGCTGAAGATGATATCGACCCACTAGTTAAAATGGCAGTTAGTCATTATCAGTTTGAAGCTATTCACCCATTTCACGATGGTAATGGCAGAACAGGTCGTATAATCAATATCCTCTATTTATTAGAGCAAGAGCTTTTAACCTTGCCAATTTTGTATTTAAGTCGCTATATCGTCCAACATAAAGCGGACTATTACCGACTATTAACAAGTGTAACCTCAAATGCTAATTGGGAAGAATGGATTGTTTTTATTCTTAATGGTGTCACTGAAACGGCGCAGTGGACAACCAAAAAAATAGCCGCTATTCGGGCGTTAATTGAAGAAACTAGCCAGTATATTCAAGTCAAGCTACCTAAGATTTATAGTTATGAGTTAGTGCAAATCATTTTTGAACAGCCTTATTGCCGTATTAATAATTTAGTTGAACGAGATATTGCAAAACGACAAACAGCTTCTGTTTATTTAAAGCAGCTGGTTGATATTGGTGTACTTGAAGAAATGCAATCAGGTAAAGAAAAGCTCTTTCTTCATCCTAAGTTAATGCGCTTAATGACTCAAGATAACAATAATTTGCAGTCTTACGGCTAA
- a CDS encoding sodium:solute symporter family protein translates to MEELKLYTYIAVFGSFAVYFGIAWWARAGSTSDFYVAGGGVTPMQNGMAIGADWMSAASFISMAGMISFLGYGGSVFLMGWTGGYVLLAMLLAPYMRKHGKFTVPEFIFDRYYSKTARVVAVVCLIIASLTYIIGQMKGVGVAFSRFLEVDYDLGLYIGMFVVWVYAVLGGMKGITYTQIAQYVVLIFAYTIPAVFISLQLTGNPIPQLGLGSTLADGSGVYLLDKLDLVVTELGFKEYTTDNMGGSVNMFAYTLSLMIGTAGLPHVIMRFFTVPSVKAARQSAGYALVFIALLYTVAPAVGAMARLNLMNTIEPAAGQNLEYAERPQWFKDWENTGLLQYEEKNGDGKIQYTADPATNEMIKVDRDIMVLANPAIANLPNWVIALVAAGGLAAALSTAAGLLLAISSSISHDLMKGILTPDLTEKNELLAGRVVMTISVMVAGWLGLNPPGFAAGTVALAFGLAASSIFPALMMGIFAKKMSGTAAVSGMIAGIGVTMLYVFQHKGIMFIPGTSFLGDMGPNWFFGISPNAFGSVGALVNFAVAFAMLKVTGPAPAHIQQMVDNMRTPAGGVSAAHDH, encoded by the coding sequence ATGGAAGAGTTAAAACTCTATACATACATAGCTGTATTCGGTTCTTTCGCCGTTTATTTCGGTATAGCTTGGTGGGCTCGTGCGGGTTCAACTAGTGACTTTTATGTTGCTGGTGGTGGTGTAACGCCAATGCAAAATGGTATGGCGATTGGTGCCGATTGGATGAGTGCTGCGTCATTTATTTCAATGGCAGGTATGATCTCATTCTTAGGTTACGGGGGCTCTGTATTCCTAATGGGTTGGACCGGTGGTTATGTACTATTAGCCATGCTACTTGCACCTTACATGCGTAAGCACGGTAAGTTCACCGTACCTGAATTTATTTTTGACCGTTATTACTCAAAAACAGCACGTGTTGTTGCGGTAGTTTGTTTAATCATCGCGTCATTAACTTACATCATCGGTCAAATGAAAGGTGTAGGTGTAGCTTTCTCTCGCTTCTTAGAAGTTGATTATGATTTAGGCCTTTACATCGGTATGTTCGTTGTTTGGGTTTATGCTGTATTAGGTGGTATGAAAGGTATTACATACACGCAAATCGCTCAGTACGTAGTATTGATTTTTGCTTATACTATTCCAGCGGTATTTATTTCATTACAGTTAACAGGTAACCCAATTCCACAACTAGGTTTAGGTTCTACGTTAGCCGACGGTAGTGGTGTTTACTTACTTGATAAATTAGACTTAGTTGTTACTGAGTTAGGCTTTAAAGAGTACACCACTGACAACATGGGTGGTTCAGTAAACATGTTCGCTTACACCTTGTCTCTGATGATTGGTACTGCAGGTTTACCTCACGTTATTATGCGCTTCTTCACTGTTCCTTCAGTTAAAGCAGCACGTCAATCAGCAGGTTACGCTTTAGTATTCATTGCATTGTTATACACAGTTGCTCCAGCAGTTGGTGCTATGGCTCGTCTTAACTTAATGAACACTATTGAACCAGCAGCTGGTCAAAACCTTGAATACGCTGAGCGCCCTCAATGGTTTAAAGATTGGGAAAATACGGGTCTATTGCAATACGAAGAAAAAAATGGCGATGGTAAAATTCAATATACTGCTGACCCTGCAACCAATGAAATGATTAAAGTTGACCGTGACATCATGGTATTGGCTAACCCTGCAATCGCTAATTTACCAAACTGGGTAATTGCTTTAGTTGCTGCTGGTGGTTTAGCTGCTGCATTATCTACCGCAGCCGGTTTGTTATTAGCGATATCATCCTCAATTTCTCATGATTTAATGAAAGGTATATTAACGCCTGACTTAACTGAGAAGAATGAGTTATTAGCCGGTCGTGTTGTGATGACCATATCGGTGATGGTGGCTGGTTGGCTTGGTTTAAATCCGCCTGGTTTTGCCGCCGGTACGGTTGCACTAGCCTTTGGTTTAGCTGCATCGTCAATATTCCCAGCGCTAATGATGGGTATATTCGCTAAGAAAATGAGCGGTACTGCAGCAGTTTCAGGTATGATCGCAGGTATCGGTGTAACTATGCTGTATGTATTCCAGCATAAAGGCATCATGTTTATTCCTGGTACTTCATTCCTAGGTGACATGGGTCCTAACTGGTTTTTCGGAATTTCACCAAATGCCTTTGGTTCAGTAGGTGCTCTAGTTAACTTTGCAGTAGCTTTCGCTATGTTGAAAGTAACAGGTCCAGCGCCAGCTCATATCCAACAAATGGTTGATAATATGCGTACGCCTGCTGGTGGCGTATCGGCAGCACATGATCACTAA